One segment of Bacteroides caecimuris DNA contains the following:
- a CDS encoding glycoside hydrolase family 2 TIM barrel-domain containing protein, with amino-acid sequence MGIFSLTTFNVMAEKAVKPYWQDVQVVEVNKEYPRTSFMTYNNRADALSGKFERSKYYRLLNGTWKFYFVDSYKKLPDNIIDPNTNTDSWNDIQVPGNWEVQGHGIAIYTNHGYEFKPRNPQPPALPEANPVGVYRRDIDIPADWDGRDIYLHLAGAKSGVYVYINGQEVGYSEDSKNPAEFLINNYVKPGKNVLTVKIFRWSTGSYLECQDFWRMSGIERDVYLYSQPKAALKDFRVKSTLDDSYKNGIFSLNVDLRNHEKAATNLTLVYELLDTQGKVISTEEKTAYIPSNEVRTLSFDKKLANISTWTSEHPNLYKLLMTVKENGKVNEIIPFNVGFRRIEIKPIEQKAANGKPYVCLFINGQPLKLKGVNIHEHNPSTGHYVTEELMRRDFELMKQHNLNSVRLCHYPQDRRFYELCDEYGLYVYDEANIESHGMYYDLRKGGSLGNNPEWLKPHMDRTINMFERNKNYPSVTFWSLGNEAGNGYNFYQTYLWLKEADKDLMDRPVNYERAQWEWNSDMYVPQYPGADWLENTGKNGSDRPVAPSEYAHAMGNSTGNLWGQWQAIYKYPNLQGGYIWDWVDQGLLQKDENGREYWAYGGDFGVDAPSDGNFLCNGLVNPDRGPHPAMAEVKYVHQNVGFEAIDAAAGIFKITNRFYFTNLKKYQIHYSVLANGKTIKGGKVSLDIAPQASKEFTVPVNGLKAQPGVEYFVNFSVTTTEPEPLIPTGYEIAYDQFQLPIQAEKAIYKANGPALKTTSQGDELIVSSSKVNFVFNKNSGLVTSYKVDGTEYFKDRFGIQPNFWRAPNDNDYGNGAPKRLQVWKQSSKNFHVTDATMTTENKIVSLHVSYLLAAGNLYVVTYKIYPNGVVNVHAKFTSTDMQATETEVSEATRMATFTPGSDAARKAASKLEVPRIGVRFRLPAQMNHVQYFGRGPEENYIDRNHGTLVGVYKTTADKMYFNYVRPQENGHHTDTRWVALSPAKGNGLVLVADSTIGFNALRNSIEDFDSEEALPHPYQWNNFSPKEVANHDKNAARNVLRRMHHVNDIVPRDFVEVCVDMKQQGVGGYDSWGARPEPFHQIPANRDYHWGFTLVPVRSVSQANEAAKYDYR; translated from the coding sequence ATGGGAATATTTTCCCTGACAACATTTAATGTAATGGCTGAAAAAGCCGTGAAACCCTATTGGCAGGATGTGCAAGTAGTTGAAGTCAACAAAGAGTATCCACGCACTTCTTTTATGACATACAACAATCGCGCTGATGCCTTGAGTGGCAAGTTCGAACGGAGCAAGTATTACCGCTTGCTGAACGGAACCTGGAAATTCTACTTCGTAGACTCTTACAAAAAGCTTCCCGACAACATTATTGACCCGAATACAAATACAGATTCGTGGAATGATATTCAGGTACCCGGCAACTGGGAAGTACAAGGACACGGAATAGCCATCTACACCAATCATGGTTATGAATTCAAGCCACGCAATCCGCAACCTCCGGCTCTTCCCGAAGCGAATCCGGTGGGAGTTTACCGCCGGGATATCGATATTCCGGCAGACTGGGACGGACGGGATATCTACCTGCATTTGGCAGGAGCCAAGTCCGGCGTATATGTATATATCAACGGGCAAGAAGTTGGATATAGCGAAGACTCCAAAAACCCGGCAGAGTTTCTTATTAACAACTATGTGAAGCCCGGCAAAAACGTGCTTACCGTTAAAATCTTCCGTTGGAGCACTGGTTCCTATCTAGAATGTCAGGACTTCTGGCGCATGAGCGGTATTGAACGCGATGTTTATCTATATTCACAACCTAAAGCAGCCCTCAAAGATTTCCGGGTGAAGTCTACCCTGGATGACAGCTACAAGAATGGAATCTTCAGCTTGAATGTCGATTTGAGAAATCACGAGAAGGCAGCAACTAATCTTACATTAGTTTATGAGCTATTGGATACACAGGGAAAAGTAATCTCTACTGAAGAGAAGACCGCCTATATCCCATCGAACGAAGTACGTACACTTTCTTTCGATAAGAAGTTGGCAAATATCAGCACATGGACATCCGAACATCCGAATCTGTACAAACTGCTGATGACCGTCAAAGAGAATGGCAAAGTAAATGAAATCATTCCTTTTAATGTAGGATTCCGCCGTATTGAGATCAAACCTATCGAACAAAAAGCTGCTAACGGAAAACCATACGTTTGCCTGTTCATCAATGGTCAGCCACTGAAACTGAAAGGGGTAAATATCCATGAACACAACCCGTCAACAGGTCATTATGTAACAGAAGAGTTGATGCGTCGTGACTTCGAGCTTATGAAGCAACATAACCTGAACAGCGTACGCCTCTGCCACTATCCGCAAGACCGTCGTTTCTACGAACTTTGCGATGAATACGGTCTTTACGTATACGATGAAGCCAATATCGAAAGCCACGGAATGTATTACGATCTTCGGAAAGGCGGTTCGTTGGGTAACAATCCCGAATGGCTGAAACCGCACATGGACCGTACCATCAATATGTTCGAACGTAACAAGAACTATCCGAGCGTCACCTTCTGGTCGCTGGGAAATGAAGCCGGAAACGGATATAATTTCTATCAGACTTACTTGTGGCTGAAAGAAGCTGACAAAGACCTGATGGATCGTCCGGTCAACTATGAGCGTGCTCAATGGGAATGGAACTCCGATATGTATGTACCCCAATATCCGGGTGCCGACTGGTTGGAAAATACAGGAAAGAACGGCAGCGACCGCCCTGTAGCTCCTTCCGAATATGCACATGCCATGGGAAACTCCACCGGAAACCTGTGGGGACAATGGCAGGCGATTTACAAATACCCGAACCTCCAGGGTGGATATATCTGGGACTGGGTAGACCAAGGTCTTCTCCAGAAAGATGAGAATGGAAGAGAATACTGGGCTTACGGAGGTGACTTTGGCGTAGACGCGCCGAGCGATGGCAACTTCCTCTGCAACGGTCTTGTCAATCCGGATCGTGGTCCGCATCCGGCAATGGCTGAAGTGAAATATGTACATCAGAATGTAGGCTTTGAGGCAATAGATGCCGCAGCCGGTATATTCAAAATCACCAACCGCTTCTATTTCACCAATCTGAAAAAGTATCAGATTCACTATAGCGTACTCGCTAACGGAAAGACTATAAAAGGTGGAAAAGTATCTTTGGATATTGCTCCGCAGGCATCCAAAGAATTCACCGTACCGGTAAACGGCTTGAAAGCCCAACCGGGAGTGGAATATTTTGTAAACTTCAGCGTGACAACCACAGAACCTGAACCGTTGATTCCCACCGGATATGAAATAGCATACGATCAGTTCCAACTTCCTATCCAGGCAGAGAAAGCTATTTATAAAGCAAACGGTCCGGCACTGAAAACAACGAGCCAAGGAGATGAGCTAATCGTTTCTTCTTCCAAAGTGAACTTTGTATTCAACAAAAATAGCGGATTAGTTACCTCGTATAAAGTGGACGGCACAGAATATTTCAAAGACAGATTTGGTATTCAGCCTAACTTCTGGCGTGCTCCTAATGATAATGATTATGGTAATGGCGCTCCTAAACGTTTACAGGTATGGAAGCAATCAAGCAAAAACTTCCACGTAACGGATGCAACCATGACAACAGAGAATAAGATAGTTTCCTTACATGTGAGCTACTTATTGGCTGCCGGCAACTTGTATGTTGTCACATACAAAATCTATCCGAACGGAGTAGTCAATGTACATGCCAAATTCACGTCAACAGATATGCAGGCAACAGAAACTGAAGTTTCCGAAGCTACCCGCATGGCTACGTTTACTCCCGGAAGTGACGCTGCCCGCAAGGCCGCTTCCAAACTGGAAGTTCCCCGTATAGGCGTTCGTTTCCGCTTGCCGGCACAGATGAACCATGTACAATACTTTGGTCGTGGTCCGGAAGAGAATTATATCGACCGCAATCATGGAACACTCGTTGGCGTATATAAGACAACAGCAGATAAAATGTACTTCAACTATGTACGTCCACAGGAAAACGGACATCACACAGATACCCGTTGGGTTGCTTTATCTCCAGCCAAAGGAAACGGCCTGGTTTTGGTAGCCGACAGCACGATCGGTTTCAATGCCTTGCGCAACTCTATCGAAGACTTTGACTCTGAAGAAGCTCTGCCCCACCCTTACCAATGGAATAACTTTAGCCCGAAAGAAGTTGCCAATCATGATAAGAATGCCGCCCGTAATGTATTGCGGAGAATGCATCATGTTAATGACATCGTTCCAAGAGATTTCGTAGAGGTTTGTGTGGACATGAAGCAACAAGGTGTAGGCGGATATGACAGTTGGGGTGCACGCCCGGAACCTTTCCACCAAATCCCGGCTAACCGTGATTATCATTGGGGATTCACATTAGTACCTGTTCGCTCGGTTAGTCAAGCTAATGAAGCGGCTAAATACGATTATCGATAA
- a CDS encoding YitT family protein, whose protein sequence is MKTAIPKPSKQSIIREARDYVMIAIGMILYGIGWTVFLLPNDITTGGVPGIASIVYWATGFPVQYTYFSINFFLLLLALKLLGMKFCIKTIFGVFTLTFFLSVIQKLTTGFGLLHDQPFMACVIGASFCGGGIGIAFSANGSTGGTDIIAAIINKYRDITLGRVVLICDMIIISSSYFVLKDWEKVVYGFVTLYICSFVLDQVVNSARQSVQFFIISNKYEEIGRHINEYPHRGVTIINATGFYTGREVKMMFVLAKKRESPIIFRLIKDIDPNAFVSQSAVIGVYGEGFDHIKVK, encoded by the coding sequence ATGAAAACAGCTATTCCAAAACCTTCTAAGCAAAGCATTATCCGTGAAGCCAGAGATTATGTAATGATTGCCATCGGCATGATTTTGTATGGCATCGGTTGGACCGTTTTTCTACTTCCGAACGATATCACTACCGGGGGAGTACCGGGTATTGCTTCTATTGTATATTGGGCTACGGGTTTCCCCGTACAGTATACGTACTTCAGCATCAACTTCTTTTTATTGCTACTAGCCCTCAAATTGCTGGGGATGAAGTTTTGCATTAAAACTATTTTTGGAGTATTTACCCTCACCTTCTTTCTGTCTGTCATCCAAAAGCTGACAACAGGGTTCGGTCTTCTTCACGACCAGCCCTTTATGGCATGTGTCATCGGAGCATCCTTCTGTGGAGGTGGTATAGGAATTGCTTTTTCGGCTAATGGAAGTACAGGAGGCACGGATATTATCGCCGCCATCATCAACAAATACCGGGACATCACTTTAGGAAGAGTGGTACTTATCTGCGACATGATTATTATTTCTTCCAGTTATTTTGTCTTAAAAGACTGGGAAAAAGTAGTGTATGGGTTTGTAACTCTTTATATTTGTAGTTTCGTTCTTGACCAGGTAGTGAATAGTGCCCGCCAATCTGTACAGTTCTTTATCATATCCAATAAATATGAAGAAATAGGACGGCATATCAACGAATATCCACACCGGGGAGTTACGATTATCAATGCAACCGGCTTTTATACAGGACGAGAAGTAAAGATGATGTTCGTATTAGCCAAGAAGAGGGAATCGCCTATCATCTTCCGGTTGATTAAAGATATAGACCCGAATGCATTTGTATCACAAAGTGCTGTCATCGGAGTTTATGGAGAAGGATTCGATCATATCAAAGTAAAATAA
- a CDS encoding Gfo/Idh/MocA family protein has product MKKLLTVTAIGLTLLTWHTSCTQQPKAPEAFTPIKVETPVRPARQEDVIQLVTPKIDTVRVGFIGLGMRGPGAVARWTHIPGTKIVALCDLLPERVEKSQEILKNAGLPAAASYSGEEDAWKKLCERDDIDLVYIATDWKHHAAMGVYAMEHGKHVAIEVPAAMTLDEIWQLINTSEKTRKHCMQLENCVYDFFELTSLNMAQQGVFGEVLHVEGSYIHNLEDFWPEYWNNWRMDYNHLHRGDVYATHGMGPACQVLNIHRGDRMKTLVSMDTKAVNGPAYIKKQTGKEVTDFQNGDQTSTLIRTENGKTMLIQHNVMTPRPYSRMYQIVGADGYASKYPIEEYCLRPSQVDSKNVPNHENLNAHGSVPENVKKALMDKYKDPIHIELEETAKKVGGHGGMDFIMDYRLAYCLQNGLPLDMDVYDLAEWCCMAELTRLSIENNSAPVEVPDFTRGGWNKVQGYRHAFVK; this is encoded by the coding sequence ATGAAAAAACTACTCACAGTCACTGCCATCGGCCTGACTTTGTTAACCTGGCATACCAGTTGTACCCAACAACCAAAAGCTCCGGAAGCCTTTACTCCTATCAAAGTAGAAACTCCTGTCCGCCCTGCTAGACAAGAAGATGTAATCCAACTCGTTACTCCTAAAATTGATACCGTACGTGTCGGTTTCATCGGCTTAGGAATGCGTGGTCCCGGCGCCGTAGCACGCTGGACTCATATTCCGGGAACTAAGATTGTAGCGTTATGCGACCTGCTTCCCGAACGTGTTGAAAAATCACAAGAAATTTTGAAGAATGCCGGACTCCCTGCAGCTGCTTCTTACAGCGGAGAGGAAGATGCATGGAAAAAACTTTGCGAACGAGATGATATTGATCTTGTATACATAGCTACAGACTGGAAACATCATGCTGCAATGGGTGTCTATGCCATGGAACACGGCAAGCATGTAGCCATCGAAGTTCCTGCCGCTATGACATTGGATGAAATCTGGCAGTTAATCAACACTTCTGAAAAAACTCGAAAACATTGTATGCAGCTCGAAAACTGTGTATATGATTTCTTTGAACTAACTTCTTTAAATATGGCACAACAGGGTGTATTCGGAGAAGTGCTTCATGTAGAAGGTTCATATATCCACAATCTGGAAGACTTCTGGCCTGAATACTGGAACAACTGGCGAATGGATTATAACCACCTGCATCGCGGTGACGTATATGCGACTCACGGTATGGGTCCCGCTTGTCAGGTACTTAACATCCACCGTGGCGACCGTATGAAGACATTGGTATCTATGGATACGAAAGCTGTCAACGGACCGGCTTACATTAAGAAACAAACAGGAAAAGAAGTGACCGACTTCCAAAACGGTGACCAGACTTCGACCTTGATTCGCACGGAAAATGGCAAAACGATGCTGATCCAGCACAATGTAATGACACCCCGTCCATACAGCCGCATGTATCAAATAGTGGGAGCCGATGGTTATGCAAGTAAATATCCGATTGAAGAATATTGCCTGAGACCTTCACAAGTTGATTCTAAAAATGTACCCAATCATGAAAATCTGAATGCACATGGTTCCGTACCTGAAAATGTAAAGAAAGCCTTAATGGATAAATATAAAGATCCGATTCACATAGAGTTGGAAGAAACTGCCAAGAAAGTAGGCGGCCACGGTGGTATGGACTTTATTATGGACTACCGTCTGGCATACTGCTTGCAGAATGGATTACCATTAGACATGGACGTTTATGACTTGGCAGAATGGTGTTGCATGGCCGAACTTACCAGACTTTCTATCGAAAACAATTCTGCTCCGGTAGAAGTCCCCGATTTCACTCGCGGTGGATGGAATAAAGTGCAAGGTTATCGTCACGCTTTTGTGAAATAA
- the ribH gene encoding 6,7-dimethyl-8-ribityllumazine synthase has translation MATAYHNLSEYDFNSVPNAEAMKFGIVVSEWNFNITGALLKGAVDTLKKHGAKDENILVKTVPGSFELTFGANQMMENCDIDAIIAIGCVIKGDTPHFDYVCMGATQGITELNATGDIPVIYGLITTNTMEQAEDRAGGKLGNKGDECAISAIKMIDFVWSLNK, from the coding sequence ATGGCAACAGCTTACCATAACTTATCCGAATATGATTTCAATTCCGTTCCGAATGCAGAAGCAATGAAATTTGGCATTGTCGTATCTGAATGGAACTTCAATATTACCGGTGCTTTACTGAAAGGCGCAGTAGATACATTAAAAAAACATGGAGCAAAAGACGAAAATATTCTGGTAAAAACTGTACCGGGAAGTTTCGAATTAACTTTTGGCGCCAATCAAATGATGGAAAATTGCGATATTGATGCAATTATTGCAATTGGTTGCGTAATTAAAGGAGATACTCCACATTTTGATTATGTTTGTATGGGAGCAACACAAGGAATTACCGAATTAAACGCAACTGGCGATATACCAGTCATTTACGGGTTAATTACCACAAATACAATGGAGCAAGCAGAGGATCGTGCCGGTGGCAAACTGGGTAACAAAGGAGACGAATGTGCAATTTCTGCAATAAAAATGATCGATTTTGTTTGGAGTTTAAATAAATAG
- a CDS encoding tetratricopeptide repeat protein has product MAEQKNQNEHLNVEDALTQSEAFLIKYKNAIIGGVVAVIIIVAGFIMYKNLYAEPREEKAQAALFKGQEYFEQDAFEQALNGDSIGYTGFLKVADEYSGTKAANLAKAYAGICYAQLGKYEEAVKMLDSFNGKDQMVAPAILGAAGNCYAQLGQLDKAASTLLSAADKADNNTLSPIFLIQAGEILVKQGKYDDAINAYTKIKDKYFQSYQAMDIDKYIEQAKLMKK; this is encoded by the coding sequence ATGGCAGAACAAAAGAATCAGAACGAACATCTGAACGTAGAAGATGCACTGACACAATCAGAAGCATTTCTTATCAAGTACAAAAACGCAATTATTGGCGGTGTTGTTGCTGTGATTATTATTGTAGCAGGTTTTATCATGTACAAAAACCTCTATGCTGAACCGCGTGAAGAAAAAGCACAAGCAGCTCTTTTCAAAGGACAGGAATACTTTGAGCAGGATGCTTTTGAACAGGCTTTGAACGGTGACAGCATCGGTTACACAGGATTCCTGAAAGTTGCTGATGAGTACAGCGGAACAAAAGCAGCTAATTTGGCAAAAGCTTATGCTGGTATTTGCTACGCACAACTTGGCAAATATGAAGAAGCTGTGAAGATGCTGGATAGCTTCAATGGAAAAGACCAAATGGTTGCTCCGGCAATCCTGGGTGCTGCAGGTAACTGCTATGCACAACTTGGTCAACTGGACAAAGCTGCTTCTACTTTACTATCGGCAGCAGACAAAGCTGACAACAACACATTAAGCCCGATTTTCCTGATACAAGCCGGAGAAATCCTGGTAAAACAAGGAAAATATGACGATGCAATAAACGCTTACACTAAGATCAAGGATAAATACTTCCAGTCTTATCAAGCTATGGACATCGACAAATATATCGAACAGGCTAAATTGATGAAAAAATAA
- the recF gene encoding DNA replication/repair protein RecF (All proteins in this family for which functions are known are DNA-binding proteins that assist the filamentation of RecA onto DNA for the initiation of recombination or recombinational repair.) — protein MILKRISILNYKNLEEVELGFSAKLNCFFGLNGMGKTNLLDAVYFLSFCKSSGNPIDSQNIRHEQDFFVIQGFYEAEDGTPEEIYCGMKRRSKKQFKRNKKEYSRFSDHIGFLPLVMVSPADSELIAGGSDERRRFMDVVISQYDKEYLEALIRYNKALVQRNTLLKSEFPVEEELFLVWEEMMSQAGEIVFRKREAFIREFIPIFQSFYSFISQDKEAVGLSYESHARDTSLLEVLKQSRERDKIMGFSLRGIHKDELNMLLGEFPIKKEGSQGQNKTYLVALKLAQFDFLKRTGRTVPLLLLDDIFDKLDASRVEQIVKLVAGDNFGQIFITDTNREHLDRILYKVGSDYKIFRVDEGTIQEMEADNEAQ, from the coding sequence ATGATACTGAAACGAATATCCATATTAAATTATAAAAATCTGGAAGAGGTGGAGCTGGGATTCTCTGCCAAACTGAATTGTTTTTTCGGACTGAATGGGATGGGGAAGACGAATTTGCTGGATGCAGTGTATTTCTTGTCCTTCTGTAAAAGTTCCGGCAATCCGATTGATTCTCAGAATATTCGTCATGAACAAGACTTCTTTGTCATCCAGGGTTTCTATGAAGCGGAGGACGGAACTCCTGAAGAGATTTATTGCGGGATGAAACGTCGTTCGAAGAAACAGTTTAAACGGAATAAGAAAGAATATAGTCGTTTCTCGGACCACATCGGCTTCCTGCCTTTGGTGATGGTTTCACCTGCCGATTCTGAATTGATAGCTGGAGGGAGTGATGAACGTCGCCGATTTATGGATGTAGTGATTTCGCAGTATGATAAAGAATATCTTGAAGCATTGATACGGTATAATAAAGCATTGGTGCAGCGTAATACATTGCTGAAGAGTGAGTTCCCGGTGGAGGAGGAGTTGTTTCTTGTATGGGAGGAAATGATGTCTCAAGCCGGTGAAATCGTATTTCGGAAACGTGAAGCGTTTATCCGGGAGTTTATTCCTATTTTCCAATCTTTCTATTCTTTTATTTCTCAGGATAAAGAGGCTGTGGGATTATCTTATGAGTCTCATGCACGGGATACTTCTTTGCTGGAAGTGTTGAAGCAGAGCAGGGAGCGGGATAAGATAATGGGATTCTCTTTGCGGGGGATTCATAAAGATGAGTTAAACATGTTGTTGGGTGAATTTCCGATAAAGAAAGAAGGTTCGCAGGGACAGAATAAAACATATCTGGTGGCATTGAAACTGGCACAGTTCGATTTCTTGAAACGTACGGGCAGAACTGTTCCTTTATTATTATTAGATGATATTTTTGATAAATTGGATGCTTCCCGTGTAGAGCAAATAGTGAAGCTGGTGGCCGGAGACAATTTCGGGCAGATATTTATAACGGATACGAACCGGGAACATCTCGACCGTATTTTATATAAGGTAGGTAGTGATTATAAGATATTTCGTGTAGACGAGGGTACAATTCAAGAAATGGAGGCTGACAATGAAGCGCAATGA
- a CDS encoding DUF721 domain-containing protein, whose protein sequence is MKRNDAEQIGKLIQQFLRQESLESPLNEQRLLDAWPQILGPAAAYTNNLYIRNQTLYVHLTSAALRQELMMGREVLVRTLNQKVGAMVITNIIFR, encoded by the coding sequence ATGAAGCGCAATGATGCCGAACAAATAGGAAAACTGATTCAACAGTTTCTTCGTCAGGAGAGTTTGGAGTCTCCGCTGAACGAACAAAGGCTGTTGGATGCCTGGCCTCAAATCTTAGGACCGGCGGCAGCTTATACCAACAATCTTTATATTCGTAATCAGACATTGTATGTGCATCTTACTTCTGCTGCTCTTCGGCAGGAGTTGATGATGGGGCGTGAAGTATTGGTGCGCACTCTCAATCAGAAAGTCGGTGCTATGGTTATTACAAACATCATTTTTCGTTGA
- a CDS encoding 5-formyltetrahydrofolate cyclo-ligase, with translation MRKLQSANILTALEAHPAFRAANTVLLYHSLNDEVDTHEFIQKWSNKKRILLPVVVGDDLELRIYTGPENMSICSVYGIEEPTGEAFTDYAAIDFIVVPGVAFDAKGNRLGRGKGYYDRLLPRIPSAYKAGICFPFQLVEEVPAESFDVRMDIIITINEDELSHPSRPLPTCDRK, from the coding sequence ATGCGAAAGCTGCAATCAGCTAACATACTGACCGCCCTTGAAGCCCACCCGGCTTTCAGGGCGGCAAATACCGTACTATTATACCATTCGCTAAATGACGAAGTAGATACACATGAATTTATCCAAAAATGGAGCAATAAGAAGCGAATCTTGCTCCCCGTAGTGGTAGGCGATGATTTGGAGCTTCGGATATATACCGGACCTGAAAACATGTCAATCTGCAGTGTCTATGGCATAGAAGAACCAACTGGGGAAGCATTCACAGACTATGCAGCCATCGACTTCATTGTCGTTCCCGGAGTAGCTTTTGATGCTAAAGGTAACCGTTTGGGACGGGGAAAAGGTTATTATGACCGTCTCCTGCCACGCATACCATCAGCCTATAAAGCTGGAATTTGTTTCCCATTTCAATTAGTGGAAGAAGTCCCTGCGGAATCATTCGACGTCCGCATGGATATAATTATAACCATTAATGAAGACGAATTATCACACCCATCCCGCCCACTGCCAACATGCGACAGGAAGTGA
- a CDS encoding S41 family peptidase, which translates to MSTKNSSRFTPVIIAVSVVVGILIGTFYAKHFAGNRLGIINGSSNKLNALLRIIDDQYVDTVNMTDLVEKAMPQILAELDPHSTYIPAQNLEEVNSELEGSFSGIGIQFTIQNDTIHVNAVVQGGPSEKIGLMAGDRIVTVDDSLFVGKKVTNERAMRTLKGPKGSQVKLGIKRTGEKDLLHFNITRGDIPQNTVDAAYMLNDDIGYVKVSKFGRTSHVELLNALAQLNHKKCKGLIIDLRGNTGGYMEAAIRMVNEFLPEGKLIVYTQGRKYPRAEEFANGTGSCQKMPLVVLIDEGSASASEIFTGAIQDNDRGTVVGRRSFGKGLVQQPIDFSDGSAIRLTIARYYTPSGRCIQRPYESGKDRNYELDLYTRYEHGEFFSRDSIKQNESERYNTSLGRTVYGGGGIMPDIFVPQDTTGVTSYLSTVINRGLTIQFTFRYTDNNRKKLSQYETEEELLNYLRHQGLVEQFVRFADSKGVKRRNILIQKSYKLLEKNLFGNIIYNMLGLEAYLQYFNKTDATVIKGIEILEKGEAFPKAPVAVEEEEVTKDKKDGKKKRTAQAYSITEDPTCGFDYAKAAIS; encoded by the coding sequence ATGAGTACAAAAAACTCTTCACGTTTTACACCTGTCATCATAGCAGTCAGCGTGGTAGTCGGGATTCTTATCGGGACATTTTATGCCAAGCATTTTGCCGGCAACCGTTTGGGTATTATCAACGGTTCCTCCAATAAGCTAAACGCATTATTACGCATTATAGACGATCAATACGTCGACACTGTAAACATGACCGATTTAGTGGAAAAAGCCATGCCGCAGATTCTGGCCGAATTAGATCCACATTCAACGTATATCCCAGCCCAAAATCTCGAAGAAGTCAACTCGGAACTGGAAGGTAGCTTTAGCGGAATCGGTATCCAGTTTACCATACAGAATGACACCATTCATGTGAATGCAGTTGTTCAGGGTGGTCCTTCTGAAAAGATAGGATTGATGGCGGGCGACCGTATTGTTACTGTAGACGACAGTTTGTTTGTCGGTAAGAAAGTAACCAACGAACGGGCTATGCGCACTCTGAAAGGTCCGAAAGGTTCACAAGTGAAATTAGGTATCAAACGAACGGGAGAAAAAGACTTACTGCATTTCAACATAACCCGCGGAGACATTCCTCAAAATACCGTTGATGCAGCTTATATGTTAAACGATGACATTGGTTACGTGAAAGTCAGCAAATTCGGACGTACCAGCCATGTAGAATTGTTGAATGCACTGGCACAACTCAACCATAAAAAATGCAAAGGTCTGATCATTGACCTCCGAGGTAACACTGGAGGATATATGGAAGCTGCCATCCGCATGGTGAATGAGTTCCTGCCCGAAGGCAAATTAATTGTATACACTCAAGGCCGTAAATATCCACGTGCAGAAGAATTCGCCAACGGTACAGGCAGCTGTCAGAAAATGCCACTCGTTGTATTGATTGACGAAGGTTCTGCTTCTGCCAGTGAAATCTTCACCGGAGCTATTCAGGATAACGACCGGGGTACAGTTGTAGGACGCCGTTCCTTTGGTAAAGGACTTGTGCAACAACCGATCGACTTCAGTGACGGTTCAGCTATCCGCTTGACAATCGCCCGCTACTACACTCCATCCGGACGCTGCATCCAACGTCCATACGAAAGCGGTAAAGATCGCAACTACGAACTGGATTTATATACCCGTTATGAACATGGGGAATTCTTCTCACGCGACAGTATCAAGCAGAATGAAAGCGAACGTTATAACACCAGCCTGGGACGTACTGTTTACGGCGGTGGTGGTATCATGCCGGATATATTCGTACCGCAAGATACAACGGGAGTCACCTCTTATCTTTCTACTGTTATCAACCGGGGATTGACTATTCAATTCACATTCCGGTACACCGACAACAACCGGAAGAAACTTAGCCAATATGAAACAGAGGAAGAATTGCTGAATTATCTTCGTCATCAAGGATTGGTAGAACAGTTTGTCCGTTTTGCCGACAGCAAAGGAGTGAAAAGAAGAAATATCCTCATTCAAAAGTCATACAAACTATTGGAGAAAAACCTCTTTGGTAACATCATCTACAATATGCTTGGACTGGAAGCTTATCTTCAATATTTTAACAAGACAGATGCTACTGTTATTAAAGGTATTGAGATACTTGAAAAAGGAGAAGCTTTCCCAAAAGCTCCGGTAGCCGTTGAGGAGGAAGAAGTGACGAAGGACAAAAAAGATGGAAAGAAAAAAAGAACTGCGCAAGCGTATAGCATTACTGAAGACCCAACATGCGGATTCGACTATGCGAAAGCTGCAATCAGCTAA